In one Macaca nemestrina isolate mMacNem1 chromosome 2, mMacNem.hap1, whole genome shotgun sequence genomic region, the following are encoded:
- the LOC105465815 gene encoding claudin-11 has product MVATCLQVVGFVTSFVGWIGVIVTTSTNDWVVTCGYTIPTCRKLDELGSKGLWADCVMATGLYHCKPLVDILILPGYVQACRALMIAASVLGLPAILLLLTVLPCIRMGHEPGVAKYRRAQLAGVLLILLALCAIVATIWFPVCAHRETTIVSFGYSLYAGWIGAVLCLVGGCVILCCAGDAQAFGENRFYYSSGSSSPTHAKSAHV; this is encoded by the exons ATGGTGGCCACGTGCCTGCAGGTGGTGGGCTTCGTCACGAGCTTCGTGGGCTGGATCGGCGTCATCGTGACCACCTCCACCAATGACTGGGTGGTGACCTGCGGCTACACCATCCCCACCTGCCGCAAGCTGGACGAGCTGGGCTCCAAGGGGCTGTGGGCCGACTGCGTCATGGCCACGGGGCTGTACCACTGCAAGCCCCTGGTGGACATCCTCATCCTGCCGG GCTATGTGCAGGCCTGCCGTGCCCTGATGATTGCTGCCTCAGTCCTGGGTCTGCCAGCCATTTTACTGCTGCTGACTGTTCTTCCCTGCATCCGGATGGGCCATGAGCCCGGTGTGGCTAAGTACAGGCGGGCCCAGCTGGCTGGTGTTTTGCTCATTCTGCTGG CTCTCTGCGCCATTGTTGCCACCATCTGGTTCCCTGTGTGCGCCCACCGTGAGACCACCATCGTGAGCTTTGGCTACTCCCTGTATGCAGGCTGGATTGGTGCTGTGCTGTGCCTCGTGGGTGGCTGTGTCATCCTCTGCTGCGCTGGAGATGCCCAGGCCTTTGGTGAAAACCGTTTCTACTACTCTTCGGGCTCTAGCTCCCCGACGCATGCCAAGAGTGCCCATGTATAA